A window of Longispora fulva contains these coding sequences:
- a CDS encoding DUF3152 domain-containing protein, with the protein MSMKVSGSRVLLAGCALLVALGGCGGPTAHAAPATPGPATPSAPAGTPSPSISPTPSPTPSPSASAKPKPQPSVTLRKPVPAGADVPKAPAPPPVADGVPLQGLGTFSTAAGGTDVVGAGTTLVKYRVELEDGIVWGAEPAWTAASFTSTVDRVLSAPNGWTRSAAAPITDAAQKLTNASWSFQRVSGSDFSVRIRLASPNTVDRLCGSAGMDTQGVYSCRYGQTIMINLRRWLRGAPGFAVPIVEYRTNVINHEVGHFLGFDHMLCPGAGRPAPVMVTQTIDLGGCVPNSSPFAADGTFITGPWAAS; encoded by the coding sequence ATGTCCATGAAGGTGTCGGGTTCCCGGGTCCTGCTGGCCGGGTGTGCCCTGCTCGTCGCGCTCGGCGGGTGCGGCGGGCCCACCGCGCACGCGGCACCGGCCACCCCCGGCCCCGCCACGCCGTCGGCTCCCGCCGGGACGCCGTCCCCGTCCATCTCTCCGACCCCGTCGCCCACGCCGTCGCCCAGCGCCTCGGCGAAGCCGAAACCGCAGCCCAGCGTGACACTGAGGAAGCCGGTGCCGGCGGGTGCGGATGTGCCGAAGGCGCCGGCTCCGCCGCCGGTGGCCGATGGGGTGCCGTTGCAGGGTCTGGGCACGTTCAGCACGGCGGCCGGTGGTACGGACGTGGTGGGTGCGGGTACGACGCTGGTGAAGTACCGGGTCGAGCTCGAGGACGGCATCGTGTGGGGCGCGGAGCCGGCGTGGACGGCGGCGAGTTTCACGTCGACGGTGGACCGGGTCCTTTCGGCGCCGAATGGTTGGACCCGTTCGGCGGCTGCGCCGATTACCGATGCGGCGCAGAAGCTGACGAACGCGTCGTGGTCGTTTCAGCGGGTCAGTGGCAGTGATTTCAGTGTCCGGATCCGGTTGGCGAGTCCGAATACTGTGGACAGGTTGTGTGGTTCGGCGGGGATGGACACCCAGGGGGTGTACTCGTGCCGGTACGGCCAGACGATCATGATCAATCTGCGGCGGTGGTTGCGGGGCGCGCCGGGGTTCGCGGTGCCGATCGTGGAGTACCGGACGAATGTGATCAACCATGAGGTGGGGCACTTCCTGGGGTTCGACCACATGCTGTGCCCCGGGGCCGGTCGGCCGGCGCCGGTGATGGTGACGCAGACGATCGACCTGGGTGGGTGTGTGCCGAACTCGTCGCCGTTCGCGGCGGACGGCACGTTCATCACCGGCCCCTGGGCCGCCTCCTGA